TCGACCGGCGGATATTCAACAGTTCAATCTCAATCTCCAGCGCCGGTTTGGTTCAGACATCTTCGCCGAAGCTGCGTACGTTGGAACCGTGTCGCACCATCTCTATGATTCCCGCGACATCAACGCTGCGGTCTACCGCCCAGGTGCGACGGAAGATAACGCTCAGTCGCGGCGTCCGATCTTTCCGCAATACTACGGCAGCATGCCGGGCCTGTTCTCTGATACCGACGCGAACTACCATGCTCTCCAGATGAGTGTGCAAAAGAGGTTTGCTCACGGTTACTCGTTGCACGGCTCTTATACGTGGGGCAAGTCGATCGACAACAGGTCCCAATCCTTACTTGGATCCGGCGCTCAAGACCCGAACAACTGGGGACGGGCGGAACGTGGACTGTCCGACTTCAACGTCGGACAGATCTTCGCAATCAATGGGTTATGGGATCTTCCGGCCCTCAACGGCAAAGGATTTCTTACTGCAATCGCCGGAGGGTGGAAGCTGAGCGGAATCTTCCGTTATAACGGCGGCAGACCTCAATCCGTCTACTCCGGTCAGGACAATGCTCTCATCGGATACTCGCGCCCGAATGGCGGCATGATAAGAGCGGACGTTGTCGGAAAGCCGAACCTTGATCTCGGCCGTTCGCGGCGAGAGTTGGAAGCCAAATACTTCAACACCACATCGTTCGCCCAGCCCGGGCCAGGTAAGTTCGGCACCGTCGGACGCAATACTATCGTCGGGCCTGGATTCCTTCAAAACGATATCTCCATCATGAAGAAATTCGGCCTGCCCGGTGAGCTAGGTGCGTTCCAGTTCCGTGCTGACCTTTTCAACCTGATGAATTGGACCAATCTCGGCCAGCCGAGTACAACAATGACCTCGCCGGCATTCGGCCAGATCACCAACGCCGGTGATCCACGAATCGCCCAATTCGCTCTAAGGTACGATTTCTGACCGTGTCGTAGCCCTCCTCGCACACCATCCGTCACAGCATGCCGTGATGGATGGTGTGTCCTTTTCATTCGTAGTGCTAGACTCTTGCCTATTAATGCCCCGACAGACTCGCAAGATCGCTCTTATCTATGACGCCCGGTCACCCTATGACCTCAAGGTGATGGCCGGAGTAGCGGCATATTTGCAGGAGGGCCATCGTTACAGTGTCTTCATCGAAGAAAATGCCTTGAAAGACCAGAGGTTACCCGATCTGCGCACATGGGAAGGCGATGGCATCATCGGGAACTTCGATGACCCTGGAATCGCGCGTCGTGTCACTCAGGCACGCTTGCCTGTCGTTGGTTTCGGCGGCGGGTATGGGTGGTATACAGAGGGTTCTATCCCGTACTTCTATACGAATAACAAAGCAATCGCGACACTAGCCGCCGATCACCTCCTGGAGCGTGGGTTTAAACACTTCGCTTACTGCGGCTACGCAAAGAGCCCGATCAACGGCTGGTCGCAGGAACGCCAGGAAGCATTTGTGAATCATCTCCGAAGGCGAGCGGCATCCTGCGATGTATTCGATCGTTACCCCCGGTCAAATCACAACTGGGCCACACTCCAACGTTCCCTGGGCGAATGGCTGCGCACACTCCCAAAGCCACTTGGCGTCATGGCCGCCAATGACAACCGTGGCCGGCAGGTGCTCGAAGCATGTCGTGCTTACGATATTGCAGTCCCTGATGAGGTTGCTGTTGTCGGCGTTGATAATGACGAACTCCTATGCCGTTTGAGCAGTCCACCCCTTAGCAGCGTGGAACAGGGGGCAAGAGGGTTGGGCTACGCGGCGGCAGCACTACTCGACCAAATGATCGAGGGACGGCATTCAAGGAAGCGGCATTATGTCTCAGACCCCACAAGTATCGTTACCCGCCAATCGACTGACGTTCTAGCGATCGATGATCCTAAGGTTGCGCAGGCCATGGCCTTTATACGCGACCATTCCTCCGACGGTATCAAGGTGCCTCATGTTGTGAACGCTGTTGCCATCTCTCGTTCTGGTCTTGAGACTCGCTTTGCCTCGGCTCTCGGCTATTCGATTCACACTGCAATACGTCACACACAGTTGGAACGGGTGAGGCGGCTGGTGTCAGAGACCGAAATGCCACTGAAACAAATTGCCTCGGAAACGGGCTTTCGGTCAGTGCAGCACATGACCACGCTCTTTGTCGCCGCCTTCGGGCAGACTCCGGGCAAATATCGTCGAATCTCTGCGATTTAGGCCGTTGCAAATAGCTTCGTCACGATGGCCAATCCGCGTCTTTCGTGTTGGGCAAATGTGTAAAGGTATGACTCATTTACATAAAGAAGAGCGATTGAAGCCCATTGGTACCAGTGAGTAATCTCCCACCATGGTTTTAATGGGTCAAGTTGGAAAGCCCAAGTGCGTTACTCTTCATATCACGCGTGGTCGCGAACGCCTCTCGAACAACCGCCTTCGATTGAACTCGTGCACCAGAGTGGTATCGGAGGGAGGGAAGTAAAGATGACTGGGAACAATCACTATGCGGCGTATCCAAGCCTGTGTGATCGAGTCGTTCTGATTACGGGCGGAGCCTCTGGAATCGGATCAGCCATGGTGGAGCAGTTCGCGCTTCAGGGGGCCAAAGTAGGGTTTCTCGACATTGCCGTCGATCAAGCAATGGAGTTGATTGACAGCCTTAAGGGAAGATCCACGCATCAGCCGTTCTTCATCCGCTGCGATATCACTGATATAAGCGCCTTGCGACCGGCAATTCAGCAGGTCGAGGAGCACTTCGGGACAATTCGGGTTCTGATCAACAACGCTGCGAACGATGACCGTCATGACATGCAGGATGTGACCCCGGAATATTGGGACAACCGGATGAACGTTAATCTCCGACACCATTTCTTTACGATTCAGGCCGTGAGTCCGGCGATGACGTCAGCCGGAGGCGGGTCAGTCATTAACATGAGTTCGATTGCCTGGCGGATCCCGTCGATGGGGCTGCCGGCCTATGTGACGGCGAAGGCGGCGATTGTTGGCCTGACGCGTGCGATGGCGCATGAACTCGGATGTTCGAAGATCAGGGTAAACAGTGTCTTGCCCGGAGCCATTGCAACAGAACGTCAGAAGCAGCTTTGGTGGACCCCGGAATATGAGGCCGAGATCATGGGCAGGCAGGCACTGAAGACAAGCGTCCTTCCAAACGATGTTGCTCGCATGGTCCTGTTCCTGGCATCGGATGACAGCTCTGCGATTACCAATCAAAGCTTCGTTGTTGATGGCGGTTGGGTTTAGAGAGGCGACATGTTTTCGAAGAAGACAACGATAGCGTTTTTCACTGCCACGTTCCTTGCAGGGGGTGTTGGTCTTCATTGGACTCCGATTGCCTCCGCTGCCCATTCGTCATCAGAATCCCGGGGTGAGGTGAAGGATTGGCCTTCTTACGGGGGGCAACCGGCAAATGACCACTATTCAACGCTGAGCCAGATTAATCGCACCAATGTTTCCAATTTGAAGGTTGCCTGGACCTTCGAAACTGGCGAAGACGGCGGTATGGAAACGAACCCTCTCGTCATCGGGCGAGTGCTGTATACATATACGCCCTCCCAGAAAGTCATCGCACTGGACGCGGCAACCGGTAAATTGCTGTGGAAGTTTGATTCGGGCGTGCCCGCGGAACAGCCCACTCGTGGCCTCTCGTACTGGACTGACAGTAAGCAGGCCAGGCTGTTCGCGGGAATCATGAACTATCTGTATGCGCTTGATCCGCAGACGGGAAAGCCAATCCCGGGGTTCGGAGAGGCTGGGCGTATCGATTTAAGGAAAGGCCTTCGCGGTGACTATCAACTTCAGTCCATCGCTCTGACGACGCCTGGAGTTGTCTACAAAGATCTCATCATTGTTGGCGGGGAGATGCCGGAGACCTTACCGGCCGCACCCGGCGATATCCGGGCCTACGACGTCCATACAGGTGCTACGCGCTGGACATTCCACACCATTCCTCATCCAGGCGAGTTTGGATATGACACCTGGCCGGCGGATGCCTGGCAACACTCTGGAGCGGCGAATAACTGGTCCGGCATGAGCCTGGATGCGGAGAGAGGGGTTGTGTACGTTCCCACCGGTTCGGCATCCTTCGACTTCTATGGCGGCGATCGGCTCGGTAACGATCTGTTTGCGAACACACTCCTGGCCCTGGATGCAAATACGGGCAAAAGGATCTGGCACTTTCAAGGCGTGCATCACGACATATGGGATCGAGACTTTCCCTCGGCGCCATCGCTTGTCACGGTCAGGCGTAACGGAAAGACCATCGATGCCATTGCACAGACGACGAAACAGGGTTTCCTCTACCTCTTCGATCGGTCGACGGGAGAGCCCTTGTTTCCAATCGAGGAGCGGGAATACCCCTTCAGTGCAACTCCAGGTGAGGTGACATCGCCGACCCAACCTCATCCGTTGAAGCCGGAGCCATACGCTCGGCAGATCCTGACCGAGGACATGCTGACGACGCGCACGCCTGAGGCACACGAATGGGCGGTCAAACAATTTCGAACGTTCCGCTCTGAAGGGCAGTTTGTTCCATTCGGCCTCGACAAGCAGACCGTTATCTTCCCTGGCTTCGACGGGGGAGCTGAATGGGGCGGTCCCGCCATTGATGTGAAGAGCGGAGTCATCTATATCAATGTCAACGAAATGGCCTGGACGGGAGGCCTGCAGAGAAGTGGCATGGCCAAGAGCCCTGGCGAGGAAACCTATAGGAGCCAGTGTAGCGTCTGCCACGGCGCGGACCGTGCCGGTTCACCTCCGGGATTCCCATCGCTGGTTCAAATCGACAAGCGGCTGACAGACGACCAGATCAAAGCAGTGGTCCACCATGGCAGAGGTCGAATGCCAACATTTCCGGGTCTGAGTGATTCGCAACTGGACGGGTTGTTGTCCTTCTTGAAAGACCCTGCGTCCATTTCGGGTGACAAAAAGGAAATGGAACCCACTTCCGGCGTGTCGTCAGATAAAGCCGGCCCTCAGTACAGCTTCACAGGCTATCGAAAGTTTCTTGATCCGGATCACTACCCAGCGATCGCTCCACCATGGGGCACGCTGAATGCAATCGATCTCAATACGGGGGAATACCTCTGGAAGGTTCCCCTCGGTGAGTATCCAGAGCTTGCAGCGAAGGGAGTGAAAAACACCGGATCGGAAAACTATGGCGGCCCAATCGTTACGGCTGGTGGGGTTGTATTCATCGGGGCGAGTCTCTATGACTCCAAGTTTCATGCCTTCGATTCTCGCTCCGGAAAACTGCTCTGGGAGACAAAACTCCCATATGCGGGCAGAGCAACTCCAGCAACATACATGGTCGATGGAAAGCAGTTCGTCGTTGTTGCGACGGGTGGCGGGCGTTATCAGATTGCGCCGGCGAAAGGCGTATACGTCGCCTTCACGTTGCCCTGACGCTTCGCAGCCGCTCTACTAGTCCTCAAGAACCACGACCGCAGGAATCAAGCTCAAGGAGAAGACTACCATCATGACCATGCCGATTACGCGTCGCGCGTTTATGCGTACAAGTGCCGTCGCTCTTACCGGCGCTTCTGCTCCCAGTACACTCACGACTGCGCTCTGGGCCGAGCCTATGGTGACCTATCCGGGCATCCAGCTTTACACCGTGGATAAAGAGCTGAAGGCAGATGTCAACGCCACCCTGAACACCATTCAACATATTGGCTACAAAGAAGTGGAGGGGGCGGCGCTCCCGGGGATATCCGCAAAACAATTTAGAGCAGCGTTGGATAGGGCTGGTCTCAAGTGCAACAGTACGCACTTCTTCAACTGGGGTGAGGTTGATCCGAGCGCCATCTTCGAGCAGGCCAATACGCTCGGCGTCCACTATGTGGTGAGCTCCTTCATCGGAAAGTTCGGTCGCAGTCGAACTGGTGGTGAGGCAGGAGTGGACGAGTACAAGGCAATGGCGGAATATTTCAATCAGCTTGGCGGAGCAGCAAAGCAGGCGGGCCTTCAGCTCGCTTTTCACAATCACAATACCGAGTTCAAGAAGTTTGAACAGGGAAGAGTTGGGTACGACATCTTTATAGAAGCCACAGATCCTGACCTGGTGAAACTGGAGTTGGACTGCGGATGGATGGTCGCCGCCGGCTACAACCCGATCGACTATTTCAAGCGTTATCCCAATCGCTATCGGATGGTCCATATCAAGGACTTCATGCGGAGATCGCAGCCGAGCACCTCCCTTGAGAAGGCCGATGTGCCGCAGGGAACGGTGCTGGGTACCGGCTACATCAAATACAAGCCAATCCTGGCCGTTGCCAAAGCGGCAGGTGTCGAGCACTTCTACATCGAGCAGGAACCTCCATTCATCGGTATGACGGCCATCGAAGCGGCGACCAGGGACTACCAGTATCTCGAATCCATATCGCAGTGAAAGCAACGGGCACCGAGAATTCTGATGAGTGAAGCAAAGTCAGCAGGTGGGGTTTCGCCCATCCAATTGGATTCCATACTTGAATCGCCGGTGGAAGCGTGGGCTGGGATTCAGACACACGCAAGCGGGCCAGCCGGGGTATTGCCGGTTACGCCCGAGATGCTCCTGATTGAGCCATCGGGAAACCTATTCGGTCTGACTCAGAACGCCGGAATGGGGTGGGCTCCAAATCGTCTTCTG
This genomic window from Terriglobus albidus contains:
- a CDS encoding PQQ-binding-like beta-propeller repeat protein, with the protein product MFSKKTTIAFFTATFLAGGVGLHWTPIASAAHSSSESRGEVKDWPSYGGQPANDHYSTLSQINRTNVSNLKVAWTFETGEDGGMETNPLVIGRVLYTYTPSQKVIALDAATGKLLWKFDSGVPAEQPTRGLSYWTDSKQARLFAGIMNYLYALDPQTGKPIPGFGEAGRIDLRKGLRGDYQLQSIALTTPGVVYKDLIIVGGEMPETLPAAPGDIRAYDVHTGATRWTFHTIPHPGEFGYDTWPADAWQHSGAANNWSGMSLDAERGVVYVPTGSASFDFYGGDRLGNDLFANTLLALDANTGKRIWHFQGVHHDIWDRDFPSAPSLVTVRRNGKTIDAIAQTTKQGFLYLFDRSTGEPLFPIEEREYPFSATPGEVTSPTQPHPLKPEPYARQILTEDMLTTRTPEAHEWAVKQFRTFRSEGQFVPFGLDKQTVIFPGFDGGAEWGGPAIDVKSGVIYINVNEMAWTGGLQRSGMAKSPGEETYRSQCSVCHGADRAGSPPGFPSLVQIDKRLTDDQIKAVVHHGRGRMPTFPGLSDSQLDGLLSFLKDPASISGDKKEMEPTSGVSSDKAGPQYSFTGYRKFLDPDHYPAIAPPWGTLNAIDLNTGEYLWKVPLGEYPELAAKGVKNTGSENYGGPIVTAGGVVFIGASLYDSKFHAFDSRSGKLLWETKLPYAGRATPATYMVDGKQFVVVATGGGRYQIAPAKGVYVAFTLP
- a CDS encoding sugar phosphate isomerase/epimerase family protein, which encodes MTMPITRRAFMRTSAVALTGASAPSTLTTALWAEPMVTYPGIQLYTVDKELKADVNATLNTIQHIGYKEVEGAALPGISAKQFRAALDRAGLKCNSTHFFNWGEVDPSAIFEQANTLGVHYVVSSFIGKFGRSRTGGEAGVDEYKAMAEYFNQLGGAAKQAGLQLAFHNHNTEFKKFEQGRVGYDIFIEATDPDLVKLELDCGWMVAAGYNPIDYFKRYPNRYRMVHIKDFMRRSQPSTSLEKADVPQGTVLGTGYIKYKPILAVAKAAGVEHFYIEQEPPFIGMTAIEAATRDYQYLESISQ
- a CDS encoding SDR family NAD(P)-dependent oxidoreductase codes for the protein MTGNNHYAAYPSLCDRVVLITGGASGIGSAMVEQFALQGAKVGFLDIAVDQAMELIDSLKGRSTHQPFFIRCDITDISALRPAIQQVEEHFGTIRVLINNAANDDRHDMQDVTPEYWDNRMNVNLRHHFFTIQAVSPAMTSAGGGSVINMSSIAWRIPSMGLPAYVTAKAAIVGLTRAMAHELGCSKIRVNSVLPGAIATERQKQLWWTPEYEAEIMGRQALKTSVLPNDVARMVLFLASDDSSAITNQSFVVDGGWV
- a CDS encoding AraC family transcriptional regulator, with translation MPRQTRKIALIYDARSPYDLKVMAGVAAYLQEGHRYSVFIEENALKDQRLPDLRTWEGDGIIGNFDDPGIARRVTQARLPVVGFGGGYGWYTEGSIPYFYTNNKAIATLAADHLLERGFKHFAYCGYAKSPINGWSQERQEAFVNHLRRRAASCDVFDRYPRSNHNWATLQRSLGEWLRTLPKPLGVMAANDNRGRQVLEACRAYDIAVPDEVAVVGVDNDELLCRLSSPPLSSVEQGARGLGYAAAALLDQMIEGRHSRKRHYVSDPTSIVTRQSTDVLAIDDPKVAQAMAFIRDHSSDGIKVPHVVNAVAISRSGLETRFASALGYSIHTAIRHTQLERVRRLVSETEMPLKQIASETGFRSVQHMTTLFVAAFGQTPGKYRRISAI